Within Caldanaerovirga acetigignens, the genomic segment GGCCAAGTAAAAGTCGAACCTTTGACCGACGATATAAGCCGGTATCAAAAGTTAAAGTCGATTTTCGTTGAAGAAGACGGTGCTTTAAAAGCATACGACATTGAATCAGTGATTTTTTTAAAAAAGAGGTTTGTAGTCTTAAAATTGCATGGAATTGATACAGTGGATTCCGCTGAAAGTTTCAAGAATAGATACATCATGGTCCATCGAAAAGACGCGGTAAAGTTGCCAAAAGGACATTATTTTATTTGCGACATAATAGGTATGGAGGTATATAATGAGAAAGACGGAACTCTGCTTGGGCGTATTAAAAATGTAATGAAAACCGGCGCCAACGACGTTTATGTGGTGGAACTACAAAGCGGCAGAGAATTATTGATACCCGCCATAAAGGAAGTTGTAAAAAGTATAGACGTTGAAAATGGGCAGATGACAGTCAAACTCATGGAGGGAATGCTTTAGTGCTGGTATTTCATATATTGACCCTATTCCCGGAATTTTTTTCGGGGCCTATGGACGTTAGCATATTGAAAAGAGCCAAGGAAAAGGGACTCGTCCGGATAGAACTCCTGAATATAAGAGATTTTTCGAAAGATAAGCACAGGAAAGTTGACGACTACCCTTACGGCGGGGGTGCGGGAATGGTCATGAAGCCGGAACCAATCTTTGAAGCAGTGGAATATGCATCCTGCACCGTTGACGCTGAAAAAAGAAAGGTTATACTTCTTTCACCTCAAGGTTCCGTTTTCAACCAGGATATGGCAAGAGAACTGGCCAAGCAGGAGCACATAATACTAATATGTGGCCATTACGAAGGAGTAGATGAAAGGGTAAAGACGATAATAACCGACGAAATATCGCTGGGGGATTTTGTTTTGACCGGCGGGGAAATTCCGGCGCTTGCAATAGTGGATGCGACGTCTAGATTGATCCCGGGGGTACTAGGAAGTAATGAATCGTTGAAAGAAGAATCTTTCAGCAGCGGTCTTCTGGAGTACCCGCAATACACCAGGCCTGAGGTTTACAGGGGACTTAAGGTTCCAGAAGTTTTACTTTCGGGGAACCACCGAGAGATAGAAAGGTTTAGGCGAAAGGAAGCATTGAGGAGAACTTTGGAAAAAAGACCAGACCTATTTAAGAAATTGAAACTTACACAAGAGGATAAGAGTTTGCTTGAAGAAATGGGATTTGGTTGTCAAGATTAATGGGTTGTGCTATAATTAGGTCTGGCAATATGTAAGAAAGGAGGGAGAACATGTCGGACTTGCTTCGGGCAGTAGAAGAAGAGCAGATGAGAAAGGACATACCTGAATTCAGACCGGGCGATACCGTGAAGGTATACACCAAAGTAGTAGAAGGAAACAGGGAGAGAATTCAGGTTTTTGAAGGCGTGGTCATTGCACGGAAAGGCGGAGGATTGAGGGAAACCTTTACTGTAAGGAAAGTTTCCTATGGGGTAGGCGTAGAGAGAATATTTCCGCTCCATTCGCCACGGATAGATAAGATTGAGGTAGTACAAAGGGGAAAAGTAAGAAGGGCAAAACTTTATTATTTGAGGAATTTGAGAGGAAAAGCGGCAAGAATCAAGGAGAGGGACTGAGAAACCAGTCCCTTTTATTAATTTTGCGGGGAAGGTGATTTGGTGCAAATCAATTGGTATCCAGGTCACATGGCGAAAACGCGGCGGATGATTAAGGAAAATTTGAAGTTGGTAGATGTGGTGCTGGAGATTGTAGATGCAAGGGCACCTAAAAGCACCCATATACCAGATATTTTCGAACTGATAGGCTCAAAAAAGTTGATTTTGATAATGAACAAGGCAGATTTGGCTGAAGAAAAAATCACAGATTTGTGGGGAATTTACTTTGCTGAGAAAGGCCTGGTTTCGGTTAGCGTAAACTCCCGGAACAAAGTGGGTTTCAAAGACTTGGATGAAATGATTCATGATTTTTCAAAAGAGGTAAAAAGACCTTTACGGGGTATGGTAGTTGGAGTGCCGAATGTCGGCAAGTCTTCGTTCATCAACCAAATAGTCGGGAAAAAGGCAGCTAAGACAGGAAATAAGCCCGGGATAACCCGGGGGAAAATGTGGCTCAAGGCGACAGATAAACTCGAGCTTTTAGATACGCCGGGGATTTTGTGGCCTAAGATAGAACAAGAATCGGTAGGACTGAAACTTGCTTTTTTAGGGTGTATTAAGGAAGAACTGTTGGATGTGGAAAGAATAAGTCTTAAATTAATTGAGTTTTTGGTAAAAAAGCATCCCGAAAGACTGGCGGCCCGCTATAAAATAGAAACGCCGCAAAGTCCTGTTGCTATTTTAGAGCAAATTGCAAAAAGCAGAGGATTTATAATTTCCGGAGGCAGGCCCGACACTCTGAGGGCGGCAAAGACTCTTTTAAAAGAATTCCAGGATGGGAAACTGGGAAGGATTTCTCTGGAAAAGCCGGCTGGAGACGAAGACCTGATTATTGAAAATGAAAGAATGCAAAAGGGGGATATAATTTAAATGAAATTTAACTTGAATGTAGAAAAAGAGAGAATATACAAACTTTTTGCTCGAGAGAGGATGCTTGCTGAAAAAGGCTATAACTACATCGCAGGGGTTGATGAAGCCGGAAGGGGCCCTTTGGCCGGACCCGTGGTGGCTGCCGCCGTCATTCTCCCTCTAAACGTTTTTATAATGCACCTTAAAGATTCGAAGCTCCTTTCAGAAGGCAAGCGGGAAAAAGTCTACGAGGAGATAAAGCAAAAGGCGGTGGCGGTTAACTACTCAGTGGTGGACGAAAAATACATAGACCGGCACAACATTTTAAACGCGACTTTGCTTGCTATGAAAAATGCGGTGGAGGGTCTTCCTGTTAGGCCCGATTTTGTACTAGTGGATGCGCTTGTAATTCCAGAGATAGAGCCACCGCAAGAAAAAGTGGTGCACGGAGATAGGCTGTGTGCTTCGATAGCTGCAGCTTCAATTGTGGCAAAGGTGGAAAGGGATAAAATAATGAAGGATTACCATAAATTATATCCCTACTATGATTTTTGGAACAACAAAGGGTACTGCACCAAAAAACACGTCGAATCTATTAAAAAATACGGGCTATCCCCGGTACACAGAAGGAGTTTTTCCGTAAAAGGTTGGGATTTCATTGGAACGTAAAAAGCTGGGTGATATGGGGGAAAAATATGCACTTGATTATTTAAAGGCAAATAACTACGAAATCGTAAAGGTCAATTACCGGTCAAGATACGGGGAAATAGACATAATAGCAAAAGAAAATAATACACTGGTTTTTATCGAAGTCAAAACTAGGACGTCCGATGCTTTCGGAAGGGGCATGGAAGCCGTTGATATTAGAAAACAAAGGAAAATAAGATTGGTATCACTAAATTTTTTAAATGAATATGATGAGTTTGTATATAATTTGAGGTTTGATGTTATAGAAATTAAAATGGCCAATGGAACTTTAAAGGAGCTTACACATATAATAAATGCCTTTTAAAAAGTTCTTTCTTGATTAAAATCATTAGAATACTTATGAAATATTGCTTATTGTAGAATATAACAAACATTGATATAATAAAATTAGACAGTTATATACAATTATTCACATCTTTTATTGTAATATGAGGTTTAAGAAGGAGTGAATCAAATGGAGAATTGCTTCAAAAAGTCGCTTCTTAGCAAGAACTTATTTTCTGTGACATGGGAATTGGTACCCGGGAGAGGAGCGCGGGAAAAGTCCATCGAAGAGGCTCTTGAGGCTGCGGAAGCTGCGGCAAAAGGGGGCAAGGTCCATGCCTTAACGTTGACCGATAATCCGGGCGGCAATCCAGCCATGCTGCCTGACTATCTGGCAGTAGAGGTGCTTAAAAAGGGTATAGAGCCGCTGGTACATTTTACGTGCAAAGACCGAAACCGCAGTCAGATAGAAAGTCAACTTTATGCATTGGACAGGGCGGGCGTCAGAAATCTACTCGTCATGACAGGCGATTATCCGGTATCGGGTTATGCAGGGAGGCCAAGACCTGTCTTTGACTTGGACCCGATTCACGTTCTCGACCTAATTTCGCAGATGAACCGGGGACTTGAATATAAAGGAATTAAAGGAACAGTTAAGCATCAACCCAGCGATTTCTTTGCGGGAGCGGTAGTGTCTCCCTTCAAGGCCACCGAAGCGGAGCAAGTGGTTCAGTATTTCAAATTGAAAAAGAAGGTGAGGGCCGGAGCGCAGTTTATTGTTACCCAGCTAGGGTATGATGCAAGAAAATTTCACGAAGTAATTCAGTTTATACGCCAGCAGGGCTGGGATATTCCAGTTGTAGGAAATATTTACGTTTTACCCCTTGCTACGGCCAGAATAATGAACAAAAATAAGATTCCGGGCTGTGTGGTTACCGATAAGTTGCTGGCCAAACTCGAAGAAGAAGCTCAGTCCTCTGATAAAGGACGGCAGGCCCGACTGGACAGGGCTGCAAAAATGTATGCCTTTATGAAAGGTATGGGTTACGACGGCGTCCATATTGGTGGACACAACGTAAAATACGAAGATGTGGAATATATTATCGAAAAAGGAGAAGAATTGAGCAAAAATTGGATGGACATTATACACGAGTTTGACTTCCCGATACCGGGCGGGTTTTACTATTACGAAAAGGACGAAAAAACCGGTCTAAACAGGCCCGAGCCTGTTAGCCGAAAAAATAGGCCGCTGGATGCCAAAGTAGAATTTGTATATCCCTTATCGGTTCTGACCCACAAGTTAATGTTGGAACCGGGGGCACCTCTATGGGGGCTGATGAGAGGAATAGCCAAAAGGATCGATGGGACCAGCTTAGAAAGGCCGTACCACACCTTCGAGCACCTGACTAAAGTTTGCTTGTATGATTGCCACGATTGCGGTGACTGCGCCTTGATGGATCTTGCGTACGTTTGCCCCATGTCCCAGTGCCCGAAAAATCAGAGAAATGGTGCGTGCGGCGGAAGCTACATGGGATGGTGCGAGGTTTATCCAAACGAGAAAAAATGTTCTTATGTGCGCGCTTATGCGCGTCTGAAGCGTTATGGAAAGGAAAAAGAGCTTGATGGAGACATAATACCGCCGTCCAACTGGGATCTATTCCAGACATCATCTTGGCTTAATTACTATTTAGGCCGCGACCACTCTGCAAAAAAACTGGGGATAGAGCAGGTTGCAAAGAAGAAAAAATAATAAATTTTAGGCCGTTTTGGGGATTTTAAACCCTGAAAACGGTTTTTTTATTAAATGCTGCATTTTTTTGTGTTTCATGTTAATATAAAAAAAGGCGATTGTTTAATTGAGTTAATAAAAACCTAAAATACATGACGCAAATCGAGGAGGTCAGGATGCAAACCTTTTTTTCTTCGTTGCAGGGAGTTTTAGTTGTATTTTTGATTATAGCAGTGGGATATTATCTTGCAAAAATAAGATGGTTTGATGAAAGGGCGGCGGATTTGTTTGTTAAGATAGTGCTTTATGTGTCCTTTCCGCTAAATCTCGTGGTAAATATAATTTCTACTTTAACAAAAGAAGAGCTTCTAAATTATGCGAGGGGATTAATGATACCTTTTTTTTCAATTCTTCTGTTGTATTTTATAGCTTATATATTAGCAGTGCTGTTTAAAGTGGAAAGGAGCAAAAGAGGTGTATTTGCTGCTACGTTTACGTTTTCTAATTCAATTTTTGTCGGTCTTCCTTTGTCGCAAGCTTTGTTTGGTGAGGAGGCGATACCTTACTCTCTTATTTATTATATTCCAAGTACTTTTTTATGGTGGACTCTTGGAGCTTATGGAATAGCAAAAGACGTTTCTAAGGAAGGAGGAGAATCTTTTTTTAGTTTGACCACTTTGAAGAGGATATTAAACCCCCCAATTTTGGGTTTTATATTCGGATTGATTTTAGTAATCTTTGAGGTGAGTCCACCAAACTTTGTCTTTAAAAGTTTTAAAATGATAGGAGACTTAACTACTCCGCTTTCTCTATTTTATGTTGGCACAGTAATGCATCTTATGGGAAGGGAAAAGTTTGAGTTTAATAGTGAGGCTTTACTAGTTTTTTTAGGCAGATTTTTCTTTGCGCCCTTTTTAGTAGTTTTGTTAAGTATTTTAATAAAAATTCCCAAATTGATGAGAAATGTCTTTATAATTATGTCTGCTATGCCTGTAATGGTAAATACTTCTATTCTTGCTAGGGTTTACGGAGCAGATTATGAATTTGCGGTGAGTGTAATATCTTATACCACATTGTTTAGCATCGTGATGATGCCGATTTTAATGATTTTGGTAGAAAAAATATAAGGAGTGATTTGATCATGATAAAAATAAAGCCGATTACTTTAATAATTATGGCGATTCTTTTATTATTTTCGTCTGTAGGATGCAGTAATAGCAGTTCTGGAAAGGAAATCGTGGCGAAAGTTGGTGATGAAAGGATAAGCAAGGATCAACTCTATGATGTAATGGTAAAATCAATAGGAAAGCAAGCGCTTGAATATTTAATAGCACAAAAAATCATAGATTTAGAAGCAAAGAAGGAGAATATAAAAGTCTTAGACGAAGAGATAGAAAGAGAACTTGAGAAAGTCTATAAATACTACGGTGGTAAGGAAGCATTTATAAAGAATTTACAAGTGAGTGGTTATTCACTGCAAGATTTTAAAAAAGATATAGCGATGCAAATAAAAGTAAAAAAACTTCTTGAACCAAAAATTAAGATTTCAGAAGAAGAGTTAAAGGATTATTTTGAACAAAATAAAGACTACTTTTCGCAGGAAAAAGAAATAAGAGCAAGGCATATATTAGTAGATGATGAAAAGACTGCCAATGAAATCTATAAAAGATTGAAAGTTGGAGAAGATTTTTCTAAACTAGCAAGTGAATACTCGGAAGATGAAACGACAAAAAATCAAGGTGGGGACCTGGGGTTTTTTAAAAGGGGCGAAATGGTAAAAGAATTTGAAGATGTGGCATTTTCGCTTAAAGAGGGTGAATTCAGTTCTCCTGTGAAGACGCAGTATGGTTATCATATCATAAAGGTCGAAGAAATAAAAGAAGCGAAACAAGCCAATTTTGATGAAAGCAGGGAAAAGATAAAGGAGATCCTTTTAAACCAAAAGGTTCAGGAACAGTACGATGCGTGGATGCAAGGGCTTTACGAACAATATAAAGTAGAAAATTATTTGACAGATTAACAATAAATAACGAGGTTGTAAAATATTTTGTGTAAAATAAAAGCTCCTTCTATGTTAGAATATAGAAATATAGAAGGAGTGAATTTTTATGGCAAGAAAAAGAATAATAACACCGGAAAAGAAAGAGCTAATCAATAAACTCATTTCGGAGTACAACATTACTTCAGCCAAGGATTTACAGGAAGTATTGAAAGATCTGTTGGGAGACACAATACAAAATATGTTGGAAGCAGAGCTGGATGAGCATCTTGGGTATGAAAAGTACGAAACTACTGAAGAAACAAAAACGAATTACCGTAATGGCCACACATCCAAAATATTGAAATCAAGTGTTGGACCTGTAGAAATAGATGTTCCAAGGGATCGCAACGGAGAATTTGAACCAAAAGTAGTTCCTAAGTATAAAAGAGATATATCTGATATAGAAAATAAAATAATAGCGATGTATGCACGAGGGATGTCTATCATTACGGGTTTGAAGTATCAGCAGAGATGGTAAGCAAGATTACAGATAAAATACTGCCTGAGCTCAAAATTTTGGCTGGGCGTGTTAAATGACCTTGAAAACAGAGCTGAAATATGTGTCAGATAAGGATCGTAAGGAATTTGCAAAGGATTTAAAACGAATATATACTGCTCCAAACGAAGAGACGGGATAGGAGGCTTAACAAGTCAAGGACAGTATTTCCCAGCGACCAAGCTCTTTTAAAAAGCATATATCTTGCTACACTAAAGATTACCGCCAAGTGGACGATGCGCTACAGAGATTGGGGCATGATATTAGGACAATTGCAAATAATGTTCGAAGGGCGTATATAGTACTTCCCTTAACCCCAATAGATATGATAAGGCCCTTTGCCCTGGCAGTCAAGGGTAAAGGCTAAAGCCCGTGCTGCGCACGCCCTTGACAGCCAGACTGCAGGGCCTTTGGGATTCATCAAGGGGTTAAGGGTAAGTGGAGGCAGAGAGGCTCACCCAAACGCATGTTGGTGTAATATTTTATCTTGGAATTTTATTTTAAAAAATTTGACAAAGTAAGCTTTAAATCTTAAAATATAGTTATTCACTAACATAGAAGGAAGACACTTTACACAAAAATATTTACACTGCCTTTTTACTCGGGAGGTTTTTTGTTGACGCGACACATCAGATTTTCAATCCTTGCAAATTATACGCTGGTTTTTTATCAAAGCGATGAATTGCCTCGATAAATCTAATGGTTCCAGTCTTACCTCTCACTACTAGTGTATGAGTTGCTGCTCCTTTAGAAGTAAAGTGCACCCCTTTTAACAAATTGCTGTTGGTAATACCGGTTGCTGCAAAAAATATATCGTCACCCTTTACTAAATCATCCATTTTTAGAATCTTGAACGGATCGGAAAGCCCCATTTTTTTACATCTTTCTATTTGTTCTTCGTTTTCGGGCTTTAACCTCCCTACCAACTCGCCGCCCAGGCATTTCAACGCAGCAGCAGCCAAAACTCCTTCTGGAGCCCCGCCTATTCCTATCATCATGTCGACTCCGGAACTCTCAAAAGCACAGGCTATGGCGGGAGAGACGTCTCCGTCGGAAATCAGCATGATCCTCGCGCCGGCTTCCCTCACTTCTTTTATGAGTTGTTCGTGCCTTGGTCTGTCAAGAATTACCACGGTCAGGTCCGATATAGATTTTTTAAGGCTTTCGGCTACAATTGTTAGATTATCCTTTACGGGCGCATCTAGGTGAATTTTCCCGGCTGCGGCAGGCCCTACCGCGATTTTTTCCATATAAATGTCCGGGGCGTTTAAGAGACAGCCCTTTGGTGCTGCGGCTACCACAGCAATGGCGCCGTTCAATCCTTTGGCTACCAAATTCGTTCCTTCCAAAGGGTCTACTGCTATGTCTAATACCGGTCCGTAACCCGTTCCCAGTTTTTCACCGATGTAGAGCATAGGAGCCTCATCCATCTCGCCCTCGCCGATTACCACTTCGCCTCTTATATCTATGGTGTCGAATACCGCGCGCATAGCCTCGGTGGCCGCTTCGTCGGCTTTGTTTTTGTTTCCCCTGCCCATCCACCTTGCAGCGGCGACTGCTGCAGCTTCGGTTACTCTTGCAAATTCAAGAGAAAGTTTCCTTTCCATATCCATGGAGTGTACACCCCTTTTATATAATAAAATAATTAAAGCGGCGAAATAATTTTATCATAAATTGAGGAAATTCACATAAAAACTTTTTTCTCGTTAATACTCTTCGTAAGGATGTTTGAGATGCAAAGGTAATAATAGGCCTTGAACCTGGCGGTCATTCCTGGAAGCCTTGACTTTTTTTGAAGCAAGTGATACCAGGTATTCCTTTTATGGGATATGAAAATATGTAAGTTCATTGGGAAAGGTTTCGAAATCTTAGTTACAAAAATAAGCTGATTTTTAGAATCGATGCTAATATTAAATTGAGCCATTTTTCATCCCTGATGAGTTTATCTTTCCATCTATGAAAAGCTGCGGATGGAAGTGGCTCATTACTTTCGATATAACTAAACCTATTAATCAGGAGGTAAATACTTAAATGAAAAGATTTAATTTACAGACAAAACTTATGTTATTGACATTTTTAATTATCATTGTGTGCCTTACTATATCAACACTTTTTGCCGTTAAAATTATAAGTGTTTCTATAGAAAACCAAATGGCTAATAACGTAATGAATATTGCACGTGCTGTAGCTACGGATCCAGTTGTTATTTCTGCTTTTTACCTTCCTCATCCGGAGGAAGTTTTACAGCCCTATGCTGAACGGATTAGAAAAAATTCAAATAATATAGAATACATTACAATAATCAATATGAACAGAGAAAGATATTCTCATCCCAATCCTAATAATATTGGGAAGAAATTTGTCGGAGGGGATGAAGAAAGGGTACTTAAGGGAGAAACTTATATCTCAAAAGCCGTAGGAACCTTGGGACCATCGTTGAGGGCTTTTACTCCGATAATGGATGGCAACAAACAGATAGGAGCAGTTGCAGTAGGTATACTAACTCGTGATATAAACAAGGTTCAAAAGAGAATAATAAGGAGCATAATACTTGTTATGATAATAGCTATGACCATTGGAGCAATAGGATCTTATTTTCTTTCTAAGAATATAAAAAATGAGATATTTGGATTGGAGCCATACCAAATTGCAAAAGTGCTTCAAGAGCGGAACTCAATTTTAGATGCAGTTGTGGAAGGTATAATTGCGGTGGATAAAAAAGGTACAGTAACGTTAATAAATAATACCGCTAAAAAGATCATCGGAGTAGAAGAAGGAAGGAAGGTAATTGGGGAAGAAGTTGAAAAAATTATACCTAATTCTAGGTTAAAAGTTGTGTTAAATACAGGTGTCCCTGAGTATGATGATGAGCAGATAATTAATGGAATATCGATTATAACAAATAGAGTGCCTATTGTTATAAATGGTCAAATAGAAGGGGCAATTGCTAGTTTTAGACTTAAAACCGATCTTGCTTACCTCGGGGAACAACTTACAGGCTACAGGCAGATAGTAGATACTCTTAGAGCCCAGGCTCATGAATTTATGAATCATATGCACGTAATTGCGGGTTTAATAAATCTAAAACAGTACGATGAAGCATTGAAATTTATTTACAATGAACTGGGGGCTCAGCAAACTTTTGCTGGGCTGGTTACGAAAAGTATAAAAGATAAGAGAGTTGCAGCATTGCTTTTAGGTAAATATAGTCATGCTGCGGAAATGGGTATTAAATTGTATTTGGATGAAGACAGCGAATTGTACGAAGAACATGGCTCCGTATCATCAGGAGATTTGGTAACGATTTTAGGAAATCTTATTGAAAATGCTATAGAAGCCCTATCTGTATCTTCTAAGAAAGACAAAATCATTAGCGTATATATTAAAGAAAGATTAGACTACGTATTTATAAAAGTATACGACAATGGACCAGGTATAGAGGAACAAATCCTTCCCCATATATTTGATAAAGGTTTTACTACAAAAAAATCAGGAAAAGGTATAGGGCTTTTTATTGTAAAGCAAACAATTAAAAAAAGAGGAGGAAATGTAGAAGTAAAAACCGGGAATTCTAATGGGACAATTTTTATCGTTAAAGTTCCAAAGGGGGTTATAGTGTGATTAACGTATTGATTGTAGAAGATGATCCAATGGTGGCGGTTGTGAATAAAAAGTATGTAAATATGGTTGAAGGATTTAATGTTGTTGGTATAGCCAAAAATGCCGATGAGGCAAAAAAATTTTTAAAGAACACCAAAGTAAACTTAATACTACTCGATGTTTATATGCCTGGGGAAAATGGTATTGAGTTGTTAAAACAGATTCGGGAATTTGGATATAAGACAGATATAATTATGGTTACTGCCGATAATCAAGGCCAAGATATTGAGGAAGCTTTAAGATACGGTATTGTAGATTATTTAATAAAGCCTTTTGAATTCTTAAGACTTAAAATTGCTTTATCGAATTATCTTCAAAGGTATAAAAAGGTTAAAAACGAAAGTTTTCTTACTCAAGAAGATATCGACTCAATTATTATTTCTAAAAGTGTACAATATAGCGAAAAAAAGGGTTTCGATAGAAGAACTATGGAAAAGATCCTTGCGGCTTTAAAGGCCTATGATAGACCTGTTTCTTCCGAAGAAATTGCCAAAAATTTAAATATTTCGCGGGTAACGGTGAAGAAGTATCTCGACTACATGGATGAACAAGGAATGGTAAAAAGCGAGGTGCAGTACGGAGGAACAGGAAGACCCATTACTTTGTATTATCGTATACTCTAATACTTTAACTTTAATAAATTTCATAATTGGTTTAAATAGTTTAAAAAACTTCCCCCTTTAAAATAAAGGTGTTAAATTCTTTTTAGAAGAAAAAAAGGGGGAGGAGTTTTATGGTTAAAGGTACAAAAGAAGATGTTTTTAAGATTGCAGGATTCCCGATATCTTTTTTCGCAATCCTTGCACTCATAATTTTTGCTAGTGTTTATTTAAATTTATTGCCGTCCAATATGATAGGTGCCTTTGCTTTTATGATAGTAATTGGGGCCATATTAGGAGAGATAGGAAATCGTCTCCCAGTGGTTAAAGATTTTTTAGGAGGAGGACCAATTGTTATTATTTTTGGTACCGCTGCTCTTGTGATGTTTAAAATGCTACCAGAATCAACCATTAAAACCGTTGACAACTTTATGAAAGTAAGTAACTTCTTAGATTTCTATATCGCAGCATTAATAACAGGTAGTATATTGGGAATGGATAGGAAATTATTGGTAAATGCTGGAGCAAGATATTTTCCTGCTCTTTTTGGAGCAATAATTGTATCGCTTGGCTTTGTATCAATAGTGGGAGCTCTTACAGGATATGGATGGAAACAAGCTCTACTTTATATTGGTATCCCAATGATGGGTGGTGGAATGGGTGCAGGTGCTGTTCCTATGTCAAAGATCTACGGAGGAGTATTAAAACAAGACCCTACTTCTATATTATCTATTATGGTTCCTGCTGTAGCCCTCGGTAATGCTCTGGCCATTATTGCAGCAGGGTTACTTGACAAGATTGGCAAGGTTAAACCACAGTTTACTGGAAATGGCAAAATAATTGTTTCGCAAGAGATTGACCTTACAACTGGTAAAAAATATGACCTTAATCTTACGATGATGGGTATGGGTATGCTTATGGCATGTACCTTCTACGTTCTCGGAAATATAATAGGAAAATTTATTCCATCAGTACATTCTTTTGCGTGGATGATTATTTCAGTAGCTGTGGTAAAAGCTCTCGGAATATTACCGGACAAATTCGAACAAGCGGCAAGTCAGTGGTACCAATTCGTGATGAATTATTGGACAGGAGCCTTACTTGTAGGAATAGGAATAAGCTATACTAATCTTTCCGATGTTGTCAAAGCTGTATCTTGGCAGTATTTATTACTCGTAAGCGCCACTGTAATAGGAGCAATTTTGGGCTCTTGGATTGTAGGAAAATGGGTAGGATTTTATCCCATCGAGGCCTCGATAACGGCTGGACTTTGTATGGCAAATATGGGTGGTACGGGAGATGTAGCAGTTTTGTCAGCCTGCAAGCGGATGGAACTCATGCCTTTTGCCCAGATATCTTCAAGAATAGGTGGAGCTATAATGCTCATAATTGGAGGATTTATGATAAGTGTAATTGGAAAATTATAAGGAGGTACAAAATATGGACATAAGAGAAGAAGCTTTAAAGCTTCATAGAGAAAATAAAGGGAAGTTAGAAGTAATAAGTAAGGTAGTTGTTAATAATTCTACCGATTTAAGCCTTAGTTATACACCGGGTGTTGCAGAACCATGTAAGGAAATAATGGCAAATCCGGAACTGGCATATGAGTATACAGTAAAGGGACACATGGTGGCTGTTGTCACCGACGGATCTGCCGTATTGGGTCTTGGGAATATTGGTGGTTTGGCCGGAGCTCCTGTTATGGAAGGTAAGTGTGTGTTG encodes:
- a CDS encoding AEC family transporter, which codes for MQTFFSSLQGVLVVFLIIAVGYYLAKIRWFDERAADLFVKIVLYVSFPLNLVVNIISTLTKEELLNYARGLMIPFFSILLLYFIAYILAVLFKVERSKRGVFAATFTFSNSIFVGLPLSQALFGEEAIPYSLIYYIPSTFLWWTLGAYGIAKDVSKEGGESFFSLTTLKRILNPPILGFIFGLILVIFEVSPPNFVFKSFKMIGDLTTPLSLFYVGTVMHLMGREKFEFNSEALLVFLGRFFFAPFLVVLLSILIKIPKLMRNVFIIMSAMPVMVNTSILARVYGADYEFAVSVISYTTLFSIVMMPILMILVEKI
- a CDS encoding peptidylprolyl isomerase, yielding MIKIKPITLIIMAILLLFSSVGCSNSSSGKEIVAKVGDERISKDQLYDVMVKSIGKQALEYLIAQKIIDLEAKKENIKVLDEEIERELEKVYKYYGGKEAFIKNLQVSGYSLQDFKKDIAMQIKVKKLLEPKIKISEEELKDYFEQNKDYFSQEKEIRARHILVDDEKTANEIYKRLKVGEDFSKLASEYSEDETTKNQGGDLGFFKRGEMVKEFEDVAFSLKEGEFSSPVKTQYGYHIIKVEEIKEAKQANFDESREKIKEILLNQKVQEQYDAWMQGLYEQYKVENYLTD
- the glpX gene encoding class II fructose-bisphosphatase: MERKLSLEFARVTEAAAVAAARWMGRGNKNKADEAATEAMRAVFDTIDIRGEVVIGEGEMDEAPMLYIGEKLGTGYGPVLDIAVDPLEGTNLVAKGLNGAIAVVAAAPKGCLLNAPDIYMEKIAVGPAAAGKIHLDAPVKDNLTIVAESLKKSISDLTVVILDRPRHEQLIKEVREAGARIMLISDGDVSPAIACAFESSGVDMMIGIGGAPEGVLAAAALKCLGGELVGRLKPENEEQIERCKKMGLSDPFKILKMDDLVKGDDIFFAATGITNSNLLKGVHFTSKGAATHTLVVRGKTGTIRFIEAIHRFDKKPAYNLQGLKI
- a CDS encoding ATP-binding protein, translated to MKRFNLQTKLMLLTFLIIIVCLTISTLFAVKIISVSIENQMANNVMNIARAVATDPVVISAFYLPHPEEVLQPYAERIRKNSNNIEYITIINMNRERYSHPNPNNIGKKFVGGDEERVLKGETYISKAVGTLGPSLRAFTPIMDGNKQIGAVAVGILTRDINKVQKRIIRSIILVMIIAMTIGAIGSYFLSKNIKNEIFGLEPYQIAKVLQERNSILDAVVEGIIAVDKKGTVTLINNTAKKIIGVEEGRKVIGEEVEKIIPNSRLKVVLNTGVPEYDDEQIINGISIITNRVPIVINGQIEGAIASFRLKTDLAYLGEQLTGYRQIVDTLRAQAHEFMNHMHVIAGLINLKQYDEALKFIYNELGAQQTFAGLVTKSIKDKRVAALLLGKYSHAAEMGIKLYLDEDSELYEEHGSVSSGDLVTILGNLIENAIEALSVSSKKDKIISVYIKERLDYVFIKVYDNGPGIEEQILPHIFDKGFTTKKSGKGIGLFIVKQTIKKRGGNVEVKTGNSNGTIFIVKVPKGVIV
- a CDS encoding response regulator, whose amino-acid sequence is MINVLIVEDDPMVAVVNKKYVNMVEGFNVVGIAKNADEAKKFLKNTKVNLILLDVYMPGENGIELLKQIREFGYKTDIIMVTADNQGQDIEEALRYGIVDYLIKPFEFLRLKIALSNYLQRYKKVKNESFLTQEDIDSIIISKSVQYSEKKGFDRRTMEKILAALKAYDRPVSSEEIAKNLNISRVTVKKYLDYMDEQGMVKSEVQYGGTGRPITLYYRIL
- a CDS encoding 2-hydroxycarboxylate transporter family protein → MVKGTKEDVFKIAGFPISFFAILALIIFASVYLNLLPSNMIGAFAFMIVIGAILGEIGNRLPVVKDFLGGGPIVIIFGTAALVMFKMLPESTIKTVDNFMKVSNFLDFYIAALITGSILGMDRKLLVNAGARYFPALFGAIIVSLGFVSIVGALTGYGWKQALLYIGIPMMGGGMGAGAVPMSKIYGGVLKQDPTSILSIMVPAVALGNALAIIAAGLLDKIGKVKPQFTGNGKIIVSQEIDLTTGKKYDLNLTMMGMGMLMACTFYVLGNIIGKFIPSVHSFAWMIISVAVVKALGILPDKFEQAASQWYQFVMNYWTGALLVGIGISYTNLSDVVKAVSWQYLLLVSATVIGAILGSWIVGKWVGFYPIEASITAGLCMANMGGTGDVAVLSACKRMELMPFAQISSRIGGAIMLIIGGFMISVIGKL